The following proteins come from a genomic window of Candidatus Paceibacterota bacterium:
- a CDS encoding HAMP domain-containing sensor histidine kinase, which produces MVFFKKINIFSDYKKYNLPLFEYPPFIFFVLGCFIVAAILIAYYVGNRYLEPEQLSLVIMGIAVILLALNYIIVNSFQNLAEANLLKSEFMNIVSHELKTPLTNLKWTIDLAMSEGCVGKDKEHFEMIRAQNERMLKLINNMLTASRIEQKRWSPKGEKVDLKEIVEKVIKKLNPLIKDSNVKIDFSSKKVPKIITDPQAVEQVIENLLDNAVGYSKGSDVVKISLEKDKQMVKFSVLDKGVGIPEEEQKKIFDKFFRSSNIFRYQTKGLGLSLYIVKAIINELKGKVGFISKENEGSTFWFLLPLK; this is translated from the coding sequence ATAATTTACCTCTTTTTGAATATCCCCCCTTTATCTTTTTTGTGCTGGGATGTTTTATAGTGGCAGCAATTCTTATAGCCTATTATGTTGGTAATCGTTATTTAGAGCCAGAACAATTGTCTTTAGTGATTATGGGAATCGCTGTCATACTTTTAGCTCTTAATTACATTATAGTAAACAGTTTTCAGAATTTAGCAGAGGCCAATTTATTAAAATCTGAATTTATGAATATAGTTTCTCATGAATTAAAAACGCCTCTTACCAACTTAAAATGGACAATTGATTTAGCTATGAGCGAGGGTTGTGTAGGGAAAGATAAGGAGCATTTTGAAATGATCCGGGCTCAAAACGAAAGAATGTTAAAATTAATAAATAATATGTTAACGGCTTCCAGGATTGAACAAAAAAGATGGTCTCCAAAAGGAGAGAAAGTAGATTTAAAGGAAATTGTGGAGAAAGTTATTAAAAAACTTAATCCTTTAATTAAAGATAGTAATGTCAAGATTGATTTTTCTTCAAAAAAAGTTCCCAAAATAATAACAGATCCTCAAGCAGTCGAGCAAGTAATAGAAAACCTTTTAGATAACGCTGTTGGGTACAGTAAAGGAAGTGATGTTGTAAAAATTTCTCTCGAAAAAGATAAACAAATGGTAAAATTTTCTGTTTTAGACAAAGGAGTTGGAATTCCAGAAGAAGAACAGAAAAAAATTTTTGATAAATTTTTTCGAAGTAGTAATATTTTTCGTTATCAGACAAAGGGGCTTGGTCTGAGTCTTTATATAGTAAAAGCTATTATAAACGAGCTTAAAGGAAAGGTCGGTTTTATATCAAAAGAAAACGAGGGTAGTACTTTTTGGTTTTTATTACCCTTAAAATGA
- a CDS encoding prepilin-type N-terminal cleavage/methylation domain-containing protein, translated as MAKKYKKAFTLVEVLVVVSVIGIISGISVVAIKNYQPIMNLSGIARDIVTDLRYAQQLAVSEQVKHGIKFCQIEKKYQVIRYGAEEVIIKEASLPQGVSYQSIEGLTLERVRFNPYGAVEERGTVILINLESKTKTIEIKPSGFVKMQ; from the coding sequence ATGGCAAAAAAATACAAAAAAGCATTCACCTTAGTAGAGGTATTAGTCGTTGTTTCTGTTATTGGAATTATAAGCGGCATAAGTGTTGTTGCTATAAAAAACTATCAGCCAATAATGAATTTAAGTGGTATTGCAAGAGATATAGTAACAGATCTTCGTTATGCCCAGCAGCTTGCAGTTTCGGAGCAAGTAAAACACGGAATTAAATTTTGCCAGATTGAAAAAAAATACCAAGTAATAAGGTACGGTGCAGAGGAAGTCATCATAAAAGAAGCAAGCCTTCCGCAAGGAGTTTCTTATCAATCCATAGAGGGCCTTACTTTAGAAAGAGTAAGGTTTAATCCTTATGGGGCGGTAGAGGAACGGGGAACCGTGATTTTAATTAACCTGGAATCAAAAACAAAAACAATCGAAATAAAGCCATCTGGTTTTGTAAAAATGCAATAA
- a CDS encoding response regulator — MKKILFIEDEFSLQKSVGEFLKKEGYEVIHALDGEIGLNMAKTEEPNLILLDIILPKKDGFEVLEELKKDKKTEKIPIIVLTNLENPKDIEKSLSLGATTYLVKSDYELKDIAEKVKQYIES; from the coding sequence ATGAAAAAGATATTATTTATTGAAGATGAGTTTAGTCTTCAAAAATCAGTAGGCGAGTTTCTTAAAAAAGAAGGTTATGAAGTGATTCATGCTCTGGATGGAGAAATCGGTTTAAATATGGCAAAAACAGAAGAACCCAATCTTATATTGCTTGATATTATTTTGCCCAAGAAAGATGGTTTTGAGGTTTTAGAAGAGTTAAAGAAAGATAAAAAAACAGAGAAAATTCCAATTATTGTTCTAACTAATCTTGAGAATCCAAAGGACATAGAGAAAAGTTTATCTCTTGGAGCGACTACCTATCTTGTAAAGTCAGATTATGAATTAAAAGATATAGCAGAAAAAGTTAAACAGTATATAGAATCTTAA
- a CDS encoding type II secretion system F family protein gives MPIYEYQAKEMNGETVFGTEKAKSKEELAKLLMKKNLILISTDGNKENKRKIFKLKSGKIKLTDKMIFTRHLSVMIGAGFPFDKSLDVLANQAESDKFKEVISKMREDVLRGEQFSEALKKHPQVFSELYVNMVRVAEETGNLKDVLETLAEQMKKDQEVISKVKGAMMYPIVLLCLMAVIGTGMMIFILPQFSKTFEEMEVETPVITQIILSFGDYLAKFWYLIPVIIVLLVFLFIRVKKSKKGKLAFDKLSLKIPVVGQIFKKLNTARTARTLSSLIKSGVPIVKSLNILSTTLTNKLYKDALRDVADQIQKGRTLKESLISHENLFSFLLIQMVEVGEETGNMGEVLNDLADFYETELDRITKNLSTIIEPVLMVIIGIAVAVFAISIIGPMYSMMNRL, from the coding sequence ATGCCAATATATGAATATCAGGCAAAAGAAATGAATGGAGAAACAGTATTTGGGACAGAGAAAGCAAAAAGCAAAGAGGAACTTGCTAAATTATTAATGAAAAAAAATCTTATTTTAATTTCTACAGATGGTAACAAAGAAAATAAGCGGAAAATATTCAAATTAAAAAGTGGGAAGATAAAACTTACAGATAAAATGATATTTACTCGGCACCTCTCAGTTATGATAGGGGCCGGTTTTCCTTTTGATAAATCTTTAGATGTTTTAGCCAATCAGGCGGAAAGTGATAAATTTAAGGAAGTAATATCAAAAATGAGAGAAGATGTTCTTAGAGGAGAGCAATTTTCAGAAGCTCTTAAAAAGCATCCCCAAGTTTTTAGTGAGCTTTATGTCAATATGGTAAGAGTAGCAGAGGAGACGGGTAATTTAAAAGACGTCCTTGAAACTCTTGCCGAACAAATGAAAAAAGATCAGGAGGTTATAAGCAAAGTTAAGGGAGCCATGATGTATCCCATAGTTCTTCTATGCTTGATGGCAGTTATAGGGACCGGGATGATGATTTTTATTTTACCGCAATTTTCTAAAACTTTTGAAGAGATGGAAGTTGAGACGCCCGTTATAACCCAAATTATATTGTCTTTTGGGGACTATCTTGCTAAGTTTTGGTATTTAATTCCAGTAATAATAGTTTTACTCGTTTTTTTATTTATAAGGGTTAAAAAAAGTAAAAAAGGAAAGTTGGCTTTCGATAAATTGTCTTTAAAGATTCCCGTGGTTGGCCAGATTTTTAAAAAATTAAACACAGCAAGAACTGCTCGAACTTTAAGTTCCTTAATAAAAAGTGGTGTTCCTATTGTAAAAAGCTTAAATATTCTCTCTACTACCCTTACAAATAAATTATATAAAGACGCGTTAAGAGATGTAGCAGATCAAATTCAAAAAGGGAGAACACTTAAAGAATCTCTTATAAGTCATGAAAATCTTTTTTCTTTCTTGTTAATTCAGATGGTAGAAGTGGGAGAGGAGACAGGAAATATGGGAGAAGTTTTAAATGATCTTGCCGATTTTTATGAAACTGAGTTAGATAGAATTACCAAAAACTTATCAACAATAATTGAACCGGTTCTTATGGTTATAATCGGAATTGCAGTAGCCGTTTTTGCAATTTCAATTATTGGCCCAATGTATTCAATGATGAATAGGCTATAA
- a CDS encoding GspE/PulE family protein: protein MRVEPQQLKAFILDSGLVKKEDLEKADNKATKTGKKIEDILIHDGLIKEEDLIHLKAYILGIPFINLEKEKIPLSVLKIIPQPIARKHNIVSYKKEDRNLEVAMLNPEDLQTIEFIKKKANLKVLPRLTTPSSIKNALIQYEESLESEFGSIIKEKVSEIKHVSDDKDKKTEEKNELVKAAEELPIIKIVDVLLKHAILQRASDIHVEPGEKEVVVRYRIDGILHDAMVLPKRVQPGIIARIKVLSSLKLDEHRLPQDGRFKIETEEYKISFRVSILPTFYGEKIVMRLLPETSKAFTLEELGFWGDLLEDVHVNIKRPNGLILVTGPTGSGKTTTLYSVMDILNTPGVNISTVEDPIEYTMPRINQSQVKPEIGFTFASGLRSLVRQDPDIIMVGEIRDKETAELAINAALTGHLVLSTLHTNTAAGAVPRLIDMGVEPFLAASTLRLVVAQRLVRKLASDMEEYYFKKEEIQSLAKQYNMEKILNIFKEEKIIKKDQGWENIKFGRPKKTKGVEGGYKGRVGIYEVLSVSDAIKELIIKERSADEIQVQAEKEKMLTMFEDGFVKAARRLTSIEEVLRVATEK from the coding sequence ATGAGAGTTGAGCCACAACAATTAAAGGCTTTTATATTGGACTCTGGGTTGGTAAAAAAAGAAGATCTTGAAAAAGCAGATAATAAAGCTACAAAGACAGGAAAAAAAATTGAAGATATTTTAATACATGATGGATTAATTAAGGAAGAAGATTTAATTCACTTAAAAGCATATATTTTGGGTATTCCTTTTATAAACCTTGAAAAAGAGAAAATTCCTTTAAGCGTTCTTAAAATCATTCCTCAGCCAATTGCGAGGAAACATAACATTGTATCTTACAAAAAAGAGGACAGAAACCTTGAAGTTGCGATGTTGAATCCAGAAGACTTGCAAACAATTGAATTTATTAAAAAGAAAGCAAACTTAAAAGTTCTTCCTCGTCTAACAACTCCTTCTAGTATAAAAAATGCTCTAATACAATATGAGGAAAGTTTAGAGTCTGAATTCGGGTCAATTATTAAAGAAAAAGTTTCGGAAATAAAGCATGTTTCAGATGATAAAGACAAGAAGACCGAAGAGAAAAATGAACTTGTAAAAGCAGCAGAAGAATTACCTATTATAAAAATTGTAGACGTGCTTTTAAAGCACGCAATATTACAAAGGGCATCTGATATTCATGTAGAACCCGGCGAGAAAGAGGTAGTTGTAAGGTATAGAATTGATGGTATTTTACATGATGCCATGGTGCTTCCAAAGAGAGTGCAACCTGGTATTATAGCAAGAATTAAAGTGCTTTCTTCTCTCAAATTAGACGAACATCGTCTTCCTCAGGATGGTCGTTTCAAAATAGAGACAGAAGAATACAAAATTTCTTTTAGAGTTTCTATTTTACCTACTTTTTATGGTGAAAAGATTGTGATGAGATTGTTGCCGGAAACTTCAAAAGCTTTTACCCTTGAAGAATTAGGGTTTTGGGGAGATTTACTAGAAGACGTTCACGTCAATATTAAGCGTCCTAATGGTTTAATTCTAGTAACGGGGCCTACGGGTTCTGGGAAAACAACAACTCTTTATTCCGTAATGGATATTTTAAATACCCCGGGGGTAAATATTTCTACCGTTGAGGATCCTATTGAATATACAATGCCTCGGATAAATCAAAGCCAAGTAAAACCGGAAATTGGGTTTACTTTTGCTTCAGGATTAAGGTCTCTTGTAAGACAGGATCCAGATATTATTATGGTAGGGGAAATTAGAGACAAAGAAACAGCAGAACTTGCAATAAACGCTGCCCTTACAGGACACTTAGTCCTTTCGACCCTACACACAAATACTGCCGCGGGCGCAGTACCAAGACTCATTGATATGGGAGTTGAACCATTTCTTGCGGCATCAACCCTGAGACTTGTGGTGGCTCAAAGGCTTGTAAGGAAACTTGCTTCTGACATGGAAGAATATTATTTTAAAAAAGAAGAGATACAGAGCCTTGCAAAGCAATATAATATGGAAAAAATTTTAAACATATTTAAAGAAGAAAAAATTATTAAGAAAGATCAGGGTTGGGAAAATATTAAATTTGGAAGACCAAAAAAAACTAAAGGAGTAGAAGGTGGCTATAAAGGAAGAGTTGGTATTTATGAAGTTTTATCTGTTAGCGACGCCATTAAAGAACTGATTATCAAAGAAAGATCGGCTGACGAAATTCAAGTACAGGCAGAAAAGGAAAAAATGTTAACAATGTTCGAGGATGGTTTTGTAAAAGCAGCAAGGAGATTAACTAGCATTGAAGAGGTTTTAAGAGTTGCTACAGAGAAATAA